The following proteins are encoded in a genomic region of Leptospira wolbachii serovar Codice str. CDC:
- a CDS encoding Ig-like domain-containing protein, with amino-acid sequence MRVEEMKGTDVPGMTPVASKLVLEPEGTSFAKPVTLTTKYDPKSVQSQIQNELTQIYYFNPANKEWEQQKTSVDAIAGKLTTELNHFSIYAALHVNIEMIVARIITDSASIRMAAVQFRNYLDDINQLSNRNRFYSLFSRTFLPFLNIVKAEYAPGTDPLRLSFPFDDFDQDGAANIIDSFPYDPTNNNDTVGPQIVSGTPNTNLLPLQPGNLFTVTFNEPVNELTVIHSGFVSRDQNLYAPLKFVSVSLDRKIVTYKNEFTLDSDANYALYVNGVTDEIGNLENGYRLVTSFHTVDTISPRVTSIEPEGQDVNPNITEFKIHFSEPMDPATIKGFGLVGLGDPEIIFSSLSADQKTANFSFNPSKPLRSDAAYLLVSSAEAKDTSGNFLAVLSKQYFLITQDTEAPFVRLILPEGERVDPTITSFRVDFSEALNGSSTQNKFVLRAKQSGTLVAINSVVYDDANRRVNVNIPSNSLIEKTEYELEILPGIQDSFGNAMTTGKVHLFRTTDVTPPQVTSVSPDQERDVFYFSGINIKIKFNDVMDRNSLEFNPLRLENLSDGGLQYVILTSYDPVIGEAIYHLNPDQVLSDKEYEYTVPSGIRNIDGIASVSTAVSRFFTTADRLTPSLPKINNVNLVNCPNNAKLNLNFSRLMDFENVNSNPPAYLRLNLKIPELFKYDRQTNAICSWRTVERRIENPDFRTCLNLSAVIPYGYLCILIPAQISVFDSVPVYCTVPDVAMTYTNKDIRLQFDKGSLNRKAAVYKYNANIKKGVFDSQWSNALVQDGKIMTSTSYYCPNYGGPLNITRCDYSPNAVYQLEISDPWFVRGKFFDVDNQEFLFYDNLTIRTNQKLLNPISDECVE; translated from the coding sequence ATGCGAGTAGAAGAGATGAAGGGAACAGATGTTCCTGGAATGACTCCCGTTGCTTCAAAACTTGTATTAGAACCAGAAGGCACTAGTTTTGCAAAACCAGTCACTCTGACAACTAAGTATGATCCAAAGTCCGTCCAGTCACAAATCCAAAACGAACTCACTCAAATTTATTATTTCAATCCAGCAAACAAAGAGTGGGAACAACAAAAAACGAGTGTTGATGCAATTGCAGGAAAACTCACCACCGAGTTGAATCATTTTTCTATTTACGCAGCCTTACATGTAAACATCGAAATGATTGTTGCAAGAATCATCACTGATTCGGCTTCCATTCGTATGGCGGCTGTTCAATTTCGTAATTATTTGGACGATATCAATCAACTCAGCAATCGAAATCGATTTTATTCCTTATTTTCAAGAACATTCCTTCCATTTTTAAATATTGTTAAAGCAGAATATGCTCCTGGAACGGATCCGCTTCGACTTTCTTTTCCTTTTGATGATTTTGATCAGGATGGAGCTGCCAATATTATTGATTCTTTTCCCTATGACCCTACAAATAACAATGATACGGTGGGGCCTCAGATAGTATCAGGAACTCCGAATACAAACCTCCTCCCTCTACAACCAGGTAATCTTTTTACAGTTACTTTCAATGAACCCGTAAACGAACTAACGGTCATTCATTCAGGATTTGTATCTAGAGATCAGAATCTTTATGCTCCTTTGAAATTTGTGTCAGTATCCTTGGATCGAAAGATTGTCACTTATAAAAACGAATTCACTCTCGACTCTGATGCCAACTATGCGTTGTACGTAAACGGTGTTACTGATGAAATTGGAAACTTAGAAAATGGATACCGATTGGTCACGTCATTCCATACAGTGGACACAATTTCACCTAGAGTCACTTCGATTGAACCAGAGGGACAGGATGTAAATCCAAACATCACAGAATTCAAAATTCATTTTAGTGAACCTATGGATCCAGCTACGATTAAAGGATTTGGCTTAGTTGGATTGGGCGATCCGGAAATTATCTTTTCTTCACTTAGTGCGGATCAAAAAACAGCAAATTTTTCTTTCAATCCATCAAAACCATTGCGAAGTGATGCCGCTTACCTTTTGGTTTCCTCTGCGGAAGCAAAAGATACATCAGGAAATTTTTTAGCTGTGTTATCAAAACAATACTTTCTGATCACACAAGACACGGAAGCACCTTTTGTTCGTTTGATCCTTCCTGAAGGCGAAAGAGTAGATCCTACAATCACCAGCTTTCGTGTAGACTTTAGCGAAGCTTTGAATGGATCCAGCACCCAAAACAAATTTGTTTTAAGAGCCAAACAATCGGGGACACTCGTTGCTATTAATTCGGTTGTTTACGATGATGCCAATCGTCGAGTAAACGTAAATATCCCTTCAAATTCACTCATTGAGAAAACAGAATACGAATTAGAGATTCTTCCGGGAATCCAAGATAGCTTCGGAAATGCTATGACCACCGGAAAAGTCCATCTATTTAGAACAACGGATGTAACTCCGCCACAAGTAACTTCTGTGTCTCCAGACCAAGAAAGAGATGTTTTTTACTTCAGTGGAATCAATATCAAAATTAAGTTTAATGATGTTATGGATCGGAACTCTCTCGAATTCAATCCACTTCGCTTGGAAAATCTTTCCGATGGAGGATTACAATACGTTATCTTAACTTCTTATGACCCAGTGATTGGTGAAGCAATTTACCATTTGAATCCGGATCAAGTATTGAGTGATAAAGAATACGAGTATACTGTGCCTTCTGGAATTCGCAACATTGATGGCATTGCATCGGTTTCTACTGCTGTTTCTCGTTTCTTTACTACCGCAGACAGGTTGACACCTTCTTTACCAAAAATCAATAACGTGAATCTTGTCAATTGTCCGAATAATGCAAAGTTGAATCTTAATTTTTCAAGATTGATGGACTTTGAGAATGTAAATTCCAATCCACCTGCTTATCTAAGACTCAATTTAAAAATTCCTGAACTTTTTAAGTATGACCGCCAAACTAACGCTATTTGTAGCTGGAGAACAGTGGAACGCAGAATTGAGAATCCTGATTTCCGAACTTGTCTGAATCTCTCGGCCGTCATTCCCTATGGATATTTATGTATATTAATTCCTGCTCAAATCTCTGTCTTTGACTCCGTTCCCGTGTATTGCACAGTTCCAGATGTTGCTATGACCTACACCAATAAAGACATTCGATTACAATTCGACAAAGGTTCATTAAACAGGAAGGCTGCTGTCTACAAATACAATGCCAATATTAAAAAAGGTGTATTTGACTCACAATGGTCGAATGCTCTTGTCCAAGATGGGAAAATTATGACCTCAACTAGTTATTACTGTCCAAATTACGGTGGGCCATTGAACATTACGCGCTGTGATTACTCTCCGAATGCAGTTTATCAGTTGGAGATTTCTGATCCTTGGTTTGTCAGAGGGAAATTCTTCGATGTTGATAACCAAGAGTTTCTTTTCTATGACAACTTGACGATTCGCACAAATCAAAAATTGTTGAATCCGATTTCTGATGAGTGTGTGGAGTAA
- a CDS encoding DUF2306 domain-containing protein, translating into MVTNTKKDFWIIGSLLFLSLVPSIAGVIRFLQIMKGDVYTVENQRFFNDPIPVIIHIIAVVFFSILGAFQFAPGFRKKHIVWHRMSGRFLVCLGLTSALSGLWLTLVYPRVPTDGDWLFGIRLVVGIWMTLCIIAGFFFVLKKKISLHSHWMIRGYAIGMGAGTQVFTHLPWFILVGGDPSGIPRDLMMGAGWFINFLFAEWIIRKDRK; encoded by the coding sequence ATGGTAACAAATACAAAAAAAGATTTTTGGATTATCGGCTCTCTTCTTTTCTTAAGTTTGGTCCCAAGCATTGCCGGTGTCATTCGTTTCCTGCAAATAATGAAAGGTGATGTTTATACAGTGGAAAACCAACGATTTTTTAATGATCCAATTCCCGTAATCATCCATATCATTGCCGTTGTTTTCTTTAGTATTTTAGGCGCTTTTCAGTTTGCTCCGGGGTTTCGAAAGAAACACATAGTTTGGCATCGAATGTCGGGAAGGTTCCTTGTTTGTCTGGGACTTACCTCTGCACTTTCTGGTTTATGGCTCACTCTTGTATATCCCAGAGTTCCGACTGATGGGGATTGGTTATTTGGAATTCGTCTAGTGGTTGGGATCTGGATGACGTTATGTATAATTGCAGGTTTCTTTTTTGTTCTCAAAAAGAAAATCTCCCTACATAGCCATTGGATGATCCGTGGTTATGCGATTGGAATGGGTGCAGGAACACAAGTATTTACCCATTTGCCTTGGTTTATTTTGGTAGGAGGAGATCCTTCGGGAATTCCCAGAGATTTAATGATGGGTGCTGGTTGGTTCATCAATTTTCTATTTGCAGAATGGATCATTCGTAAAGATCGAAAGTAA
- a CDS encoding NAD(P)/FAD-dependent oxidoreductase, whose product MRTVILGAGISGHTAATLLKKYLGKKHEVVVISPNANWNWIPSNIWVGVGAMVPKEVTFGLKPIYDKMRIQFIQAKVTSLYPEGKEGSKDAFVEYESTAPESKGKTGRITYDYCINATGPKLNFSATPGLGPEEGNTVSVCTYLHAEEANEKLQILIQRMKRGESFKFVFGTGHGMCTCQGAAFEYLFNVDHELRKAGVRDQAKILWISNEYELGDFGMGGMHLEQGGYVTSSKIFAESLFTERGIQWKTRAHITKIEKDKIHYTTLDGENGFVSYDFSMLIPPFSGVGLKAYANNGEDITSTLFAANGMMKVDANYEAKVYEKWDAKDWPSTYQSPFYSNLFGVGIAFAPPHPISKVMKNSEGIQISPTPPRTGMPSAIMGKVVAQNIAHQIKTKTNELKHRASMAEMGAACIASAGNGVFSGTAVSMTVYPIVPDFKQYPKWGRSLTYTTGEIGLAGHWIKMVLHYMFMYKAKCKLGWWLIPE is encoded by the coding sequence ATGAGAACAGTGATTTTGGGTGCGGGGATATCGGGACATACAGCGGCGACTTTACTAAAAAAATACTTGGGCAAAAAACATGAGGTGGTCGTCATTTCTCCGAATGCAAACTGGAATTGGATTCCATCGAATATTTGGGTAGGTGTTGGTGCGATGGTCCCAAAGGAAGTAACCTTTGGTTTAAAACCGATTTACGATAAAATGAGAATTCAATTCATCCAAGCCAAAGTTACTTCTTTATATCCAGAGGGGAAAGAGGGATCTAAAGATGCGTTTGTCGAATATGAATCTACGGCCCCAGAATCAAAAGGCAAAACGGGTCGCATCACTTATGACTATTGTATTAATGCCACGGGGCCTAAGCTTAATTTCTCTGCAACACCTGGCCTTGGTCCCGAGGAAGGAAATACCGTTTCTGTTTGTACCTATTTACACGCAGAAGAAGCAAATGAGAAATTACAGATTCTAATTCAAAGAATGAAAAGGGGAGAATCGTTCAAATTTGTATTTGGAACGGGACACGGAATGTGTACCTGTCAAGGTGCCGCCTTTGAATATCTTTTTAATGTGGATCACGAATTGAGAAAAGCAGGTGTAAGGGACCAGGCGAAAATTCTTTGGATTTCCAATGAATATGAGTTAGGTGACTTTGGGATGGGGGGAATGCATTTAGAACAAGGTGGTTACGTCACAAGTAGCAAAATATTCGCAGAATCCTTGTTCACCGAAAGAGGAATTCAATGGAAAACTCGGGCTCATATAACAAAAATTGAAAAAGATAAAATCCATTATACAACACTTGATGGTGAAAATGGGTTTGTAAGTTATGATTTTTCTATGTTAATCCCCCCTTTTAGTGGAGTGGGTTTAAAGGCCTATGCAAACAATGGGGAGGATATCACCTCAACATTGTTTGCTGCCAATGGAATGATGAAGGTTGACGCAAACTATGAAGCGAAAGTGTATGAAAAATGGGATGCAAAAGATTGGCCAAGTACTTACCAGTCACCATTTTATTCCAATCTCTTTGGAGTAGGAATTGCTTTTGCTCCCCCACATCCCATTTCTAAAGTGATGAAAAACAGTGAAGGAATCCAAATTTCTCCAACTCCGCCGAGAACAGGGATGCCTTCTGCCATCATGGGGAAAGTTGTGGCCCAAAATATTGCACACCAAATAAAAACAAAAACCAACGAACTAAAACATCGGGCTTCTATGGCGGAAATGGGCGCTGCTTGTATCGCTTCTGCGGGTAATGGTGTCTTTTCTGGAACTGCGGTCTCTATGACAGTCTATCCGATTGTCCCTGACTTCAAACAGTATCCGAAATGGGGAAGGTCTCTTACTTATACTACTGGCGAGATTGGACTTGCCGGCCATTGGATTAAGATGGTTTTGCACTATATGTTTATGTATAAAGCAAAATGTAAACTAGGTTGGTGGTTGATTCCAGAATGA
- a CDS encoding STAS/SEC14 domain-containing protein produces MIIFQCPTAVTEYLEDKKIVVLTQTGKNTGANLKESLDKGVEALINNKAVKWLSDNRNMGTHTAEDVEWLNNDWTPRAIKAGWKKWALIQPQSALSAMSEKNLVDFFASNGIEVKIFETPEEGHKWLDSV; encoded by the coding sequence ATGATCATATTTCAATGCCCTACAGCAGTTACAGAATACTTAGAAGATAAAAAGATCGTTGTTCTTACACAAACTGGGAAAAACACTGGGGCAAATTTAAAGGAGAGTCTTGACAAAGGTGTTGAAGCACTCATCAATAACAAAGCAGTTAAGTGGTTGTCCGACAATCGGAATATGGGTACACATACAGCAGAAGATGTAGAATGGTTGAACAACGATTGGACTCCGAGAGCCATCAAAGCCGGCTGGAAAAAGTGGGCACTCATCCAACCACAATCAGCGCTCTCTGCGATGTCGGAAAAAAACCTAGTCGATTTTTTTGCTTCTAATGGTATCGAAGTCAAAATATTCGAAACTCCAGAAGAAGGACACAAATGGTTGGATTCAGTCTAG
- a CDS encoding methyl-accepting chemotaxis protein, with the protein MKHSKTTQYIVLSIVLISTQLGSLVYQLFGIQELSWIMIVMQSTGLFLSLITVFFALIQIRSYKRQFLIIKTTITNAIKGNLYIEPSIKSKLKKTNEVDSILLSLFELLHIFQDIIILLKDATKGLSASVDDAKLADDSFNSSLIRQKDYSQNLDLTVRKMTDNMTNIENASANNYATLISVSESIKVLSEHINESEENSNLSKKLTFGISDKIQKGNKALEEMANVIENIAISSGKIEGMVIVIKEISERVNLLALNASIEAARAGEYGSGFAVVAQEVSKLATQTSNSIKEIDNNVKRNKEEVTLNRQKINETNQLYKEIISEVKQIFEKIDFISESATNQSQIKEKLISESEQLSQMLAEIKENIADQNNSQKLISDVAQAMDSSVKATFSEGENLSKLLEKIKSTTDDIGGVILLFK; encoded by the coding sequence ATGAAACATAGTAAAACCACTCAATACATAGTTCTATCGATTGTCTTAATTTCAACCCAACTTGGTTCTTTGGTGTATCAATTATTTGGTATTCAGGAATTAAGTTGGATCATGATTGTGATGCAATCGACTGGGCTCTTTCTCTCTCTGATTACAGTATTTTTTGCTTTAATACAGATCAGAAGTTATAAAAGACAATTTTTGATCATCAAAACTACAATCACCAATGCAATTAAGGGGAATTTATACATTGAACCTTCGATTAAATCAAAACTAAAAAAGACAAACGAAGTAGATTCGATTCTTCTTTCTTTATTCGAACTATTACATATTTTTCAAGATATCATTATACTTTTAAAAGATGCAACGAAAGGATTATCCGCATCCGTAGATGATGCAAAACTAGCCGATGATTCTTTTAATTCCAGTTTAATCAGACAAAAAGATTATTCTCAGAATTTAGATTTAACAGTCCGTAAAATGACGGATAATATGACAAACATAGAAAATGCATCTGCGAATAACTATGCAACATTGATCAGTGTTTCCGAAAGTATCAAGGTACTCTCAGAACATATAAATGAGTCAGAAGAGAATAGCAATCTTTCAAAAAAATTGACATTCGGCATTTCCGACAAAATCCAAAAAGGAAATAAGGCCTTGGAAGAGATGGCCAATGTCATTGAAAACATCGCCATCAGTTCAGGCAAAATTGAAGGTATGGTCATCGTAATTAAAGAAATTTCAGAACGTGTTAATTTATTAGCTCTAAACGCTTCAATAGAGGCGGCAAGAGCCGGTGAATATGGAAGTGGATTTGCAGTTGTTGCACAAGAAGTTTCCAAACTGGCTACCCAAACATCCAATAGCATCAAAGAAATTGACAATAACGTAAAACGCAACAAAGAAGAAGTAACCTTAAACCGCCAGAAAATAAATGAAACCAATCAACTATATAAAGAAATCATCAGTGAAGTGAAACAGATTTTTGAAAAGATTGATTTCATTTCAGAATCCGCAACCAACCAAAGTCAAATTAAAGAAAAACTGATATCTGAATCTGAACAACTATCACAGATGTTAGCCGAGATTAAAGAGAATATTGCCGATCAAAACAACTCGCAAAAATTAATATCTGATGTTGCCCAAGCAATGGACTCGAGTGTAAAGGCAACATTTTCCGAAGGGGAAAACTTATCTAAACTATTAGAAAAAATTAAATCTACAACTGACGATATCGGCGGTGTCATTCTATTATTCAAATAA
- a CDS encoding ATP-binding protein encodes MDKEIPNSKAHSKNITKTKIDFQRIFESLSELYMILDLDFNIIDVSDAYAQATLIQRENVVGHNIFEIFPDNPDDELADGVKQLRFSLMQVLNYKVASSMTLQKYDIRKPDGSGFEVRYWSPRNSPVLDKDGNLLCIVHRAEDVTEFVYLKQQKLEQSENTEEMQERIAKMESEVYTRAKEVIEKNEALLISEQNLSITLSSIGDAVLTTDEHGIVNRLNPIAEELTGWTEKEAMGREVTEILKLVHTQTRLPKDIPIFEVLSTGKSIGDNQNSRLIRRDGGRINISNNCTPIRDKAGRIIGSILVFRDITEEFAAKAFLEKAKENAELANKAKDSFLATMSHEIRTPLSGLIGMLELLSQTVLSIDQKSMVQNALESGNSLLRILSDILDWSKIEEGKLDLSLQPTSISRILSEVVTTYSHIANSKGLSLTYNIDKNISNSHLMDPLRVSQILNNFVSNGIKFTTVGNIIVSAELVKNLTHAQQIRFSVTDTGIGLRKEEQSRLFRSYSQATADTARLYGGTGLGLAICRRLADLMDGIISIDSIPGTGSTFSIILSLPVIDLDMNDLDSLTMEDNSVEPIVDTNSYIPRILAVDDHSVNLELLVRQIEMLGLRVDGAEDGEKAIKLWLENKYDLIITDCHMPVKDGYTLTKEIRKIEINRHHNRIPIIAYTANVLSEENEHCLSAGMDEILIKPARLAILRQTLLKWLPNLIKANPKDSFEVPVNTESPIDESELKNLITDKIGQISILKKFRTHHNTDLSKLIQELTKNNLDEAAHLVHRLKGSSKVVSARSLVNGYTKIESLIKENEIDNALKEIAKMEADVSKIESFIDDL; translated from the coding sequence ATGGATAAAGAAATACCGAACTCGAAAGCCCATTCCAAAAACATTACAAAAACGAAAATCGATTTTCAAAGGATTTTTGAGTCTCTTTCTGAGCTTTATATGATCTTGGATTTAGATTTCAATATCATCGATGTAAGCGATGCTTATGCACAAGCAACTCTTATCCAAAGAGAAAATGTAGTTGGACATAATATTTTTGAAATATTCCCCGATAACCCCGATGACGAATTGGCAGATGGTGTTAAACAACTTAGGTTTTCGTTAATGCAAGTGCTTAATTATAAAGTCGCAAGCAGCATGACATTACAAAAATATGATATTCGTAAGCCCGATGGCAGTGGCTTTGAGGTTAGGTATTGGAGTCCTAGAAATTCACCGGTATTAGACAAGGATGGGAACTTACTTTGTATTGTCCATCGAGCAGAGGATGTTACAGAATTTGTTTATCTAAAACAACAAAAATTAGAACAATCCGAAAATACTGAAGAGATGCAGGAACGCATTGCAAAAATGGAATCGGAAGTTTATACACGTGCAAAAGAAGTCATTGAAAAAAATGAAGCTTTATTAATCAGCGAACAAAACCTGTCGATCACCTTGAGTTCGATAGGTGATGCAGTTCTAACTACAGATGAACATGGAATTGTAAACCGGTTAAATCCGATTGCTGAAGAGCTAACTGGATGGACAGAAAAGGAGGCAATGGGTCGAGAAGTAACAGAAATTTTAAAACTAGTTCATACGCAAACGCGTTTACCAAAAGATATTCCAATTTTTGAAGTATTATCGACTGGAAAATCAATAGGAGATAACCAAAATTCACGACTAATACGTCGGGATGGAGGAAGGATAAATATTTCAAACAACTGTACGCCAATTCGAGATAAAGCTGGTCGCATCATCGGATCTATATTAGTCTTTCGTGACATTACAGAAGAATTTGCAGCAAAAGCTTTTTTAGAGAAAGCAAAAGAAAATGCAGAGTTAGCTAACAAGGCAAAAGACTCCTTCCTTGCCACAATGAGCCATGAGATACGCACCCCACTCAGTGGCCTAATTGGTATGTTAGAATTACTTTCCCAGACAGTACTTAGCATAGACCAGAAAAGTATGGTCCAGAATGCATTAGAATCAGGGAATAGTTTACTTCGAATTTTAAGCGATATACTAGATTGGTCAAAAATAGAAGAAGGGAAACTTGACTTATCCCTGCAACCAACATCCATTAGTCGAATTCTCTCAGAAGTTGTTACAACATATTCGCATATTGCTAACTCAAAAGGGTTATCTTTGACATATAATATAGATAAAAATATTTCAAACTCACACCTCATGGATCCATTACGAGTGTCACAAATACTAAACAATTTTGTTAGTAATGGAATTAAGTTTACTACGGTGGGAAATATTATAGTTTCGGCAGAGTTGGTAAAAAATCTCACTCATGCGCAGCAAATACGATTTTCTGTAACTGATACGGGAATAGGACTTAGAAAAGAAGAACAATCAAGACTGTTTCGAAGTTATTCCCAGGCAACCGCAGATACCGCCAGATTATACGGAGGTACAGGTCTTGGTTTAGCCATCTGTCGACGTCTTGCTGATTTGATGGATGGAATCATATCGATTGATAGTATTCCTGGAACTGGTTCAACATTTAGCATTATACTCTCTCTTCCTGTAATTGATCTTGATATGAATGATCTGGACTCATTAACGATGGAAGACAATTCTGTTGAACCCATTGTAGATACAAATTCCTATATCCCCAGAATTCTTGCAGTAGATGATCATTCGGTAAACTTAGAACTACTTGTTAGACAGATAGAGATGCTCGGTCTTCGTGTAGATGGTGCAGAAGATGGAGAAAAAGCGATAAAGTTATGGCTTGAAAACAAATATGATCTCATCATTACCGATTGCCATATGCCAGTTAAAGATGGTTATACACTTACAAAGGAAATCAGGAAAATTGAAATCAATCGTCACCACAACAGAATCCCAATCATTGCCTATACAGCTAATGTTTTAAGCGAAGAGAATGAACATTGTTTGTCCGCTGGGATGGATGAGATTTTAATAAAACCGGCACGACTAGCGATACTTCGACAAACTCTTCTTAAATGGTTACCCAACTTAATAAAAGCAAATCCAAAAGATTCTTTTGAAGTCCCCGTTAACACAGAATCGCCAATCGATGAATCTGAACTAAAAAACCTAATTACAGATAAAATTGGACAGATATCAATTCTAAAAAAATTTAGAACTCACCATAATACAGACTTATCCAAACTCATTCAAGAATTAACAAAAAATAACTTAGATGAAGCTGCACATCTTGTCCACCGCCTAAAGGGTTCTAGTAAAGTTGTCAGTGCAAGAAGTTTAGTGAATGGATACACAAAAATCGAATCACTTATCAAAGAAAATGAGATAGACAATGCATTAAAGGAAATTGCGAAAATGGAAGCAGACGTTTCAAAAATCGAATCTTTCATTGATGACCTATAA
- a CDS encoding EAL domain-containing protein produces MNTNEFTFLVVEDDDFQREVIVDILMRLGAQKVTEARTGTEALKILNEANYSPIDIILCDLNMPEMDGMEFLRHIGNSHSSIATIIMSALDGALIESVKKMAGAYGTYLLGAIEKPVTPAHLETLFSKYKSQDSKSGKESQNGSKYNIGEILEGLTGGDFNPFFQPKLELATGKLIGAEALARWIHPQHGIIPPYAFIDLLEKSGNIDILTFIMLEKSTKACKVFHAHGHEISISVNLSLTSLADIKLADKITQIVKNLGVDPKYVTLEITETAAMTEMAPALENLARLRMKGFGLSIDDYGTGYSSMQQITRIAFTELKIDQSFVREMTTSNVSKVLINSSIELAAKLQMKCTAEGVETKNDWEQLKSMNCDLGQGYFIAKPMHFDDFLKFCNQSINT; encoded by the coding sequence ATGAATACAAATGAATTTACTTTCCTAGTTGTCGAAGATGACGACTTTCAAAGAGAAGTAATTGTAGATATCTTGATGCGATTGGGAGCGCAGAAAGTTACCGAAGCAAGGACTGGTACTGAAGCATTAAAAATATTAAATGAAGCAAACTATAGTCCTATTGATATCATTCTTTGCGATTTGAATATGCCAGAAATGGATGGGATGGAATTTCTTAGACATATTGGTAACTCACACTCCTCTATCGCTACAATAATTATGAGTGCTTTGGATGGAGCTTTGATTGAGTCCGTCAAAAAAATGGCTGGTGCTTACGGAACGTATTTACTTGGCGCTATCGAAAAACCGGTAACACCTGCTCATTTAGAAACATTATTTTCTAAATACAAATCTCAAGATTCAAAGTCAGGTAAAGAATCGCAAAATGGATCAAAATATAACATTGGAGAAATATTGGAAGGTTTAACAGGAGGTGATTTTAATCCCTTCTTCCAGCCAAAATTGGAACTGGCAACAGGTAAATTAATTGGTGCTGAAGCTTTAGCCCGTTGGATTCATCCACAACATGGGATTATTCCACCATACGCATTTATTGATTTGCTAGAAAAGTCTGGTAACATTGACATACTAACATTCATTATGCTGGAGAAGTCAACGAAAGCTTGTAAAGTATTCCATGCGCATGGACATGAAATTTCAATTTCAGTAAATCTTTCTCTCACTTCTCTTGCTGATATAAAACTTGCCGACAAAATCACACAAATTGTAAAAAATTTAGGGGTCGATCCAAAATACGTCACACTTGAAATCACCGAAACTGCTGCCATGACAGAAATGGCACCCGCACTTGAAAATCTCGCAAGACTTCGTATGAAAGGGTTTGGCCTTTCCATTGATGATTATGGAACTGGGTATTCGAGTATGCAACAGATTACTCGCATTGCATTTACGGAATTAAAGATAGATCAATCATTTGTTCGCGAAATGACAACTAGCAATGTTTCAAAAGTGCTTATCAATTCTAGTATCGAATTGGCAGCAAAACTTCAAATGAAATGCACTGCAGAAGGTGTTGAAACTAAAAATGATTGGGAACAATTAAAAAGTATGAATTGTGACTTAGGGCAGGGTTATTTCATCGCAAAACCAATGCATTTTGATGATTTTTTGAAATTCTGTAATCAAAGCATAAATACTTAG
- the lsa20 gene encoding LIC11469 family lipoprotein adhesin Lsa20: MEKRIFRYIIVICPILFFLTFSCGGEGEKKEHSHLEPAISNPKKASKVSIQIQWETTTLPLQMEIREPSGAQTLALWTTGSVKEGKQAPFGDLISDSNLVLKPGSKKQFLLVMKNPTDTPVYFFAAPHSALPVEHSFGFKFKCLCVNHAFTVPPKETWFRVVEIRLAPDFLGDQLTLKHNLIGISRERMLQFQKSAGSSLPSEMD; the protein is encoded by the coding sequence ATGGAAAAAAGGATTTTTCGCTATATCATTGTTATATGTCCTATCCTTTTTTTTCTTACCTTCTCCTGCGGAGGAGAAGGTGAAAAAAAAGAACATTCTCATCTGGAACCTGCCATTTCCAACCCAAAAAAAGCAAGTAAGGTTTCGATTCAAATTCAATGGGAAACCACAACACTTCCTTTACAGATGGAAATTCGAGAGCCAAGCGGGGCACAAACTCTCGCTTTATGGACCACAGGATCAGTAAAAGAAGGAAAACAAGCTCCCTTTGGGGATTTGATTTCCGACAGTAACTTGGTCCTCAAACCTGGTTCGAAAAAACAGTTCCTGCTTGTGATGAAAAATCCAACCGATACACCGGTGTATTTTTTTGCAGCACCCCATTCAGCGCTGCCTGTGGAACATAGCTTTGGATTCAAATTTAAATGTTTGTGTGTGAATCATGCCTTTACTGTTCCCCCAAAGGAAACCTGGTTTCGAGTGGTGGAGATCCGACTGGCCCCAGATTTTTTAGGTGACCAGTTGACTTTAAAACACAACCTAATTGGAATTAGTCGAGAACGGATGTTGCAGTTTCAAAAGAGTGCAGGTAGTTCCCTTCCTAGTGAAATGGACTAA